The Cyclobacteriaceae bacterium DNA segment TTCTACCCAGCTGATTCGTATGCAAAAATTCGGTTTAGTATAGTAGCCGCATCTGCCCTCGCGTATATGCTCAACATGCAGCGCGATGCGGTGGGGTTGTGCCTGTTTTCAGATACCATTGAAACGCTCACCCCGATAAAATCTACTCCTTCACACCTCGATAAACTGCTCATCCAGTTAAGTGGCCTTCTTGGCAGAAAACCGGGCAAGCAATCCACCAACGTGGCGCAGGTGCTACACGAAGCCGCTGAGAAGATTCACAAGCGTTCGCTGGTGATCTTATTTAGCGACATGTTTGATGGCGATCAGAACAGTACGGAAGAAATCTTCAAGGCACTCCAGCATCTGAAACACAACAAGCATGAAGTAATTGTATTTCATGTATTGGATTACGAAACCGAACTGGCATTTACCTTTGACGACAGGCCAATCGAATTTATTGACCTGGAAAGCAATCAGAAATTAAAGCTAAACCCGGCTGATGTGCGCGAAACGTACCAACAGGAAGCAAACCGGTTTTATGAGCAACTCAAAATGCGCTGCCACCAGTATAAAATTGATTTTGTAAAAGCCGATGTACGGGATGATGTCAATACCATCCTCCAAACCTACCTGATCAAGCGGGCTAAAATGCGTTGAGATCAGGCTTCAGCATGCAAGTATGCCTTGCGGGCAGCCAGCACTTCTTTTGACTCCACATGATCCGGATCGGGCAC contains these protein-coding regions:
- a CDS encoding DUF58 domain-containing protein is translated as MKLNLNEIRPSGNLELLARQLVEGFITGLHKSPYHGFSVEFAEHRLYNEGESTRHIDWKAYARTDRLYTKQYEEETNLRCLIAIDTSPSMFYPADSYAKIRFSIVAASALAYMLNMQRDAVGLCLFSDTIETLTPIKSTPSHLDKLLIQLSGLLGRKPGKQSTNVAQVLHEAAEKIHKRSLVILFSDMFDGDQNSTEEIFKALQHLKHNKHEVIVFHVLDYETELAFTFDDRPIEFIDLESNQKLKLNPADVRETYQQEANRFYEQLKMRCHQYKIDFVKADVRDDVNTILQTYLIKRAKMR